Proteins encoded together in one Onychomys torridus chromosome 1, mOncTor1.1, whole genome shotgun sequence window:
- the LOC118581445 gene encoding free fatty acid receptor 3, with protein sequence MGVSFSLGHHWLFFAVYLLVFLVGLPLNVMALVVFVGKLRRRPVAVDLLLLNLTLSDLLLLLFLPFRMVEAASGMRWLLPFIFCPLSGFLFFTTIYLTSLFLTAVSIERFLSVAYPLWYKTRPRLAQAGLVSGICWFLASAHCSVVYVTEYWGNATHRRGTDGTCYLEFREDQLAVLLPVRLEMAVVLFMVPLCITSYCYSRLVWILSRGASRRRRKRVMGLLAATLLIFFVCFGPYNMSHVVGYVRGESPAWRSYVLLLSTLNSCIDPLVFYFSSSKFQADFQQLLRRLTRGCVPWTQEVSLELKVKNGEEPSKECPS encoded by the coding sequence ATGGGGGTGAGCTTCTCTCTCGGCCATCATTGGCTCTTCTTTGCCGTGTACCTATTGGTCTTCCTCGTGGGACTGCCCCTCAACGTGATGGCCCTGGTGGTCTTCGTGGGCAAGCTACGCCGCCGCCCAGTGGCCGTGGACTTACTTTTGCTAAACTTGACCCTGTCGgacctgctcctgctgctgttccTGCCGTTTCGCATGGTGGAGGCAGCCAGTGGCATGAGATGGCTCCTGCCCTTCATCTTCTGCCCCCtctctgggtttcttttcttcactACCATCTATCTCACCTCCCTCTTCCTGACGGCTGTGAGCATCGAACGTTTTCTGAGCGTGGCCTACCCACTGTGGTACAAGACTCGGCCACGgctggcccaggctggtctggtcAGTGGCATCTGCTGGTTCCTGGCATCAGCTCACTGTAGTGTGGTTTATGTCACTGAATACTGGGGAAACGCCACCCACCGCCGGGGCACCGATGGGACCTGCTACCTGGAATTCCGGGAGGACCAGCTGGCTGTGCTCCTGCCTGTGCGGCTAGAGATGGCTGTGGTCCTTTTCATGGTGCCTCTTTGTATCACGAGTTACTGCTACAGCCGGCTTGTGTGGATTCTCAGTCGGGGAGCCAGCCGGCGCCGGCGCAAGAGGGTGATGGGGCTTCTAGCAGCCACACTGCTCATCTTCTTCGTCTGCTTCGGCCCCTACAATATGTCCCATGTGGTGGGCTATGTCCGGGGTGAGAGTCCAGCCTGGCGGAGCTACGTGCTCCTCCTCAGCACTCTCAACTCTTGCATCGACCCTCTTGTCTTCTATTTCTCATCCTCCAAGTTCCAAGCTGACTTTCAGCAGCTCCTGCGGAGGCTGACCAGAGGTTGTGTGCCATGGACTCAGGAAGTCAGCTTGGAACTGAAGGTAAAGAATGGAGAAGAGCCGTCCAAGGAGTGTCCAAGCTAG
- the Ffar1 gene encoding free fatty acid receptor 1, translating to MALPPQLSFALYMSAFALGFPLNLMAIRGSVAHARLRLTPSLVYTLHLGCSDLLLAITLPLKAVEALASGAWPLPLPFCPVFALVHFAPLYAGGGFLAALSAGRYLGAAFPFGYQAIRRPRYSWGVCVAIWALVLCHLGLVLGLEAPGGWLDNTTSSLGINTPVNGSPVCLEAWDPNSAGPACLSFSILLFFLPLGITAFCYVGCLRALVHSGLSHKRKLRAAWVAGGALLTLLLCLGPYNASNVASFINPDLGSSWRKLGLITGAWSVVLNPLVTGYLGAGPGRGTVCMARTHGGTVQK from the coding sequence ATGGCCCTGCCCCCACAGCTCTCCTTTGCCCTCTACATGTCGGCCTTCGCACTGGGCTTCCCACTGAACTTGATGGCCATCCGAGGCTCGGTGGCCCACGCAAGACTGCGACTCAcccccagcctggtctacacgcTCCACCTGGGTTGCTCCGACCTCCTCCTGGCCATCACTCTGCCCCTGAAGGCTGTGGAGGCCCTGGCTTCTGGGGCCtggcccctgcccctccccttctGCCCTGTCTTTGCTTTGGTCCACTTTGCTCCACTCTATGCAGGTGGAGGCTTCCTGGCCGCTCTCAGTGCTGGTCGCTACCTGGGGGCTGCCTTCCCCTTCGGGTACCAAGCCATTCGGAGGCCCCGCTATTCCTGGGGCGTGTGTGTGGCTATTTGGGCCCTTGTCCTCTGCCATCTGGGCCTGGTCCTTGGCTTGGAGGCCCCTGGAGGCTGGCTGGACAACACCACCAGTTCCCTGGGAATCAACACACCTGTGAATGGTTCCCCAGTCTGCCTGGAAGCATGGGATCCCAACTCTGCCGGCcctgcctgcctcagtttctccatcctgCTCTTCTTTCTGCCCTTGGGCATCACTGCCTTCTGCTATGTGGGCTGCCTCCGGGCCCTGGTCCACTCAGGTCTGAGCCACAAGCGGAAGCTCAGGGCAGCTTGGGTGGCCGGAGGAGCCCTTCTTACTCTCCTGCTCTGCCTAGGGCCCTACAATGCCTCCAATGTGGCTAGTTTCATAAACCCGGACCTAGGAAGCTCCTGGAGGAAGCTGGGGCTCATCACAGGGGCCTGGAGTGTGGTGCTCAACCCGCTGGTCACCGGCTACTTGGGAGCAGGTCCTGGCCGGGGGACAGTATGTATGGCAAGGACTCACGGAGGAACAGTTCAGAAGTAG